ACCATTTGGGGCCTGAGTTGGGGCATTTCAAAAAATTTGAATTTTCAGATTATGAAATTGATGCGGAAGTAGATTTGCCTTATGCATTTACTACTGAAACCTACATCTACACTATCGTGCTCAATCCAGATGAAAAAGGCGAAAGTAGAACGATAAAGAAAAAAGGAGTAGCGACGTCTATCTTAAAAAAGATGGATGGTAAATGGAAGATTATTAAAACACATTCTTCGTCAAGAAATGTAAAATAAAATTTAAACTGTGAGCGAATTCTTAAAACAATGGGGCGAAGCGGCCTATACGACCACCGGATTTTTCTGGATGGCGCTTTGGGCATTCATCTTGGGATACATCATCAGTAGTATGATACAGATTTTTGTGACTGAAAAAAGGATGCAAAAAACAATGAACGAGAGTGAAGGTAAAAGTGTACTCTTAGGCACGTTTTTCGGTTTTATAAGCAGCTCGTGTAGTTTTTCGGCTTTAGCGGGCACAAAATCTATCTTTAAAAAAGGTGCAAGCTTTGTGTCTTCCATTGCTTTTCTTCTTGCATCGACCAATCTCGTAATTGAGCTTGGAATCATCATTTCCATATTTTTGGGATGGCAGTTTGTAGTCGGCGAATATGTAGGTGGAATCCTTTTAATTCTTATTTCGTGGATTTTGATACGAATAATCAATCCTAAAAAGCTCATAGAAAAAGCGCGCAAGAATTTAGAGAACGAAGATGACGATTCAATGGATGATTCTAAAGATTGGAAAAAACAAATCAAGAAAGAAGATAGTTGGGCAAGGGTTGCCAAAAAATATAAGATGGAATGGCAGATGGTATGGAAGGACGTTACCGTTGGCTTTACCATTGCAGGTATCGTCGCAGCCTTCGTTCCCGATTCTTTCTTCCAGACACTATTTATCAATAGTGGTCAAGGCAATACAGACTTTACCTTTCTTGAAATATTGGAACATATCGTTGTAGGACCTATTGCCGCATTTTTGACTTTTATTGGCTCAATGGGTAATATTCCGTTGGCGGCATTGCTTTTTGGAAAGGGCGTGAGTTTTGCAGGGGTTATGGCTTTTATTTTTAGTGATTTGGTAGTCTTTCCTGTACTTCGTATTAACGCCAAGTATTATGGGTGGAAAATGTCGCTGTTCATTTTATTCTTACTGTTTACGGCATTAATAGGAACAGCTTTGGCTCTGCATTACTCTTTCGATTTGTTGGGTATGTTGCCTGACACATCACAAGTTAAAATACAGGACAAAGAGCATTTCAAAATTGACTATACCTTCTATTTGAATATGGCTTTTCTCGCAATTTCAGGATATCTCATATACTTAGGGTTTTTCAAGAGAAAGGATGTCAAGCACTCAATGAGCGAAATGGCACCGAAAAGTCCATTGCTTGAGAGTGTTTTAAAATATGCAGCCTATATCTGTTATATATGGTTGGCAGGTGGACTGATTGTAAAATTCTTTATACCATAATTATGAAACACACTTACCACATACAAGGGATGACCTGCAAT
The sequence above is drawn from the Cellulophaga sp. Hel_I_12 genome and encodes:
- a CDS encoding permease, which produces MSEFLKQWGEAAYTTTGFFWMALWAFILGYIISSMIQIFVTEKRMQKTMNESEGKSVLLGTFFGFISSSCSFSALAGTKSIFKKGASFVSSIAFLLASTNLVIELGIIISIFLGWQFVVGEYVGGILLILISWILIRIINPKKLIEKARKNLENEDDDSMDDSKDWKKQIKKEDSWARVAKKYKMEWQMVWKDVTVGFTIAGIVAAFVPDSFFQTLFINSGQGNTDFTFLEILEHIVVGPIAAFLTFIGSMGNIPLAALLFGKGVSFAGVMAFIFSDLVVFPVLRINAKYYGWKMSLFILFLLFTALIGTALALHYSFDLLGMLPDTSQVKIQDKEHFKIDYTFYLNMAFLAISGYLIYLGFFKRKDVKHSMSEMAPKSPLLESVLKYAAYICYIWLAGGLIVKFFIP
- a CDS encoding nuclear transport factor 2 family protein, whose amino-acid sequence is MKKLKLTTLLMLLVMATGQVYSQDADTDKEAVLTVMKTYKDALQNLTTEGTFELFTEDSKVFESGGVEGSYAHYIEHHLGPELGHFKKFEFSDYEIDAEVDLPYAFTTETYIYTIVLNPDEKGESRTIKKKGVATSILKKMDGKWKIIKTHSSSRNVK